Proteins encoded within one genomic window of Carassius carassius chromosome 22, fCarCar2.1, whole genome shotgun sequence:
- the LOC132098841 gene encoding ankyrin repeat and BTB/POZ domain-containing protein 3-A-like isoform X3 — MHHLQPLHIMNASNGTPVHQNCTGTMHWEPEALYTLCYFMHCPQMEWENPNVEPSKITLHTERPFLVLPPLMEWIRVAVAHTEHRRSFSVDSDDVRQAARLLLPGVDCEPRQLKADDCFSATRKLDAASTEAKFLQDLGFRMLNCGRTDLVKQAVNLLGPDGINSMSEQGMTPLMYACVRGDEAMVQMLLDAGADINSEVPSSLHKHPSVYPDTRQGTPLTFAVSHGHVPVVQLLLDARANVEGAIQDGTENYTETPLQLASAAGNFELVSLLLERGADPLIGTTYRNGISSGPLGEMNSYSLAASHGHRNVFRRLLSQVEKDKGDVLSLEEILAEGSETLERRVPQNEATLRTGKAKLRALREAMYHSAEHGHVDITIDIRSLGVPWTLHTWLESLRTCFMQQRRPLIQGLLKDFSCIKEDEYTEELITHGLPLMFQILRASKNEVLSQQLSVIFTQCYGPFPIPKLTEIKKKQTSRLDPQFLNNKEMSDVTFLVEGKPFYAHKVLLFTASPRFKSLLSNRPAAENTCIEISHVKYNIFQLVMQYLYCGGTESLHIRNTEVMELLSAAKFFQLEALQRHCEIICSKNITTDTCVDIYKHAKFLGALELGGFIEGYFLKNMVLLIELENFKQLLYEVPAESPGPGPSYDVLHDLERTLALRIRSIHLSTSKGSIV, encoded by the exons ATGCATCACCTTCAGCCACTGCACATCATGAACGCCAGCAATGGAACGCCTGTGCACCAGAACTGCACCGGCACCATGCACTGGGAACCGGAAGCCCTCTACACACTCTGCTACTTCATGCACTGTCCTCAGATGGAGTGGGAAAACCCTAATGTTGAACCCTCGAAGATCACCCTGCACACTGAGAG GCCGTTCCTGGTGTTGCCTCCGCTGATGGAGTGGATCCGGGTGGCCGTGGCGCACACAGAACACCGCCGAAGTTTCTCTGTGGACAGCGACGATGTACGACAGGCAGCCCGACTGCTGTTACCTGGGGTGGACTGTGAGCCACGCCAGCTAAA AGCAGACGACTGCTTCTCTGCCACACGGAAACTGGACGCTGCATCCACAGAAGCAAAATTCCTGCAGGACCTGGGGTTTCGGATGCTCAACTGTGGACGAACTGACCTGGTCAAGCAAGCAGTCAACCTGCTCGGGCCAGATGGCATCAACAGCATGAGTGAACAG gGAATGACCCCTCTGATGTACGCGTGCGTCCGTGGGGACGAGGCCATGGTTCAAATGCTGCTGGACGCTGGAGCAGATATCAACAGTGAG GTGCCCAGCTCACTACACAAGCACCCCTCAGTTTATCCTGACACCAGGCAGGGGACTCCACTCACATTCGCCGTGTCACACGGACACGTCCCTGTCGTGCAG CTTCTGCTGGATGCCCGAGCAAATGTGGAGGGAGCGATTCAAGATGGCACAGAGAACTACACAGAGACGCCTCTACAGTTGGCATCTGCGGCAG GCAACTTTGAGCTGGTCAGTCTGCTTTTGGAAAGAGGAGCGGATCCTTTGATTGGCACCACTTACCgtaatggcatttcttctggtCCGCTGGGTGAAATGAACTCGTACAGCCTGGCAGCATCACATGGACACAG AAACGTGTTCCGGAGGCTTCTGTCCCAGGTGGAAAAGGACAAGGGGGATGTGCTGTCTCTGGAGGAAATCCTAGCCGAGGGCTCTGAGACTTTAGAGAGGAGAGTGCCACAGAACGAAGCCACCCTCCGGACAGGCAAGGCCAAACTAAGGGCCCTCCGCGAGGCCATGTACCACAGTGCCGAGCACGGCCATGTGGACATTACCATAGACATCCGCAGCCTGG GCGTGCCCTGGACCCTGCACACGTGGCTGGAGTCCCTGCgaacatgcttcatgcagcagCGGCGGCCGCTGATCCAAGGCCTGCTGAAGGACTTCAGCTGCATTAAAGAAGACGAGTACACGGAGGAACTCATCACACACGGACTGCCACTCATGTTCCAGATCCTTCGAGCCAGCAAG AACGAAGTGCTCAGCCAGCAGTTGTCAGTCATCTTTACCCAGTGCTACGGGCCTTTCCCAATCCCCAAACTCACCGAGATCAAAAAGAAGCAAACGTCTCGTTTGG ATCCACAATTTCTCAATAATAAAGAGATGTCTGACGTGACGTTTCTGGTGGAAGGAAAGCCCTTTTATGCCCATAAAGTGCTGCTCTTCACTGCCTCACCAAG GTTTAAGTCTCTGCTCTCTAACAGACCAGCAGCTGAGAACACGTGCATCGAGATCAGTCATGTCAAGTACAACATTTTTCAG CTGGTGATGCAGTATCTCTACTGTGGTGGCACTGAGTCACTGCACATCAGGAACACTGAAGTTATGGAG CTCCTGTCTGCAGCCAAGTTCTTCCAACTTGAGGCTCTCCAAAGACACTGTGAAATAATCTGCTCCAAGAACATCACCACTGACACCTGTGTGGACATATACAAACATGCCAAG TTCCTGGGGGCTCTGGAGTTGGGAGGCTTCATCGAGGGCTACTTCCTGAAGAACATGGTGCTCCTGATCGAGCTGGAGAACTTTAAGCAGTTACTGTATGAGGTTCCTGCAGAGAGCCCCGGTCCAGGCCCATCCTACGACGTCCTCCATGACCTCGAGAGAACCCTGGCCCTGCGGATCCGCTCCATCCATCTCTCCACTTCTAAGGGCTCCATCGTCTGA